The Coprothermobacter sp. genome has a segment encoding these proteins:
- a CDS encoding potassium transporter TrkA, with amino-acid sequence MGLVWRCEGTPQVRRLETLTSAGGCLYSLVCDESVPRVRKEMLVMYIVIVGCGRLGAQLATKLSEEGHDVAVVDRNPGNFGRLSDEFNGATVTGVGFDIEVLKSAGIEHADGFAAVSDGDNMNIMAAQVAKTIFKVPMVIARVFDPVKGETYRALGLETVCPTTSAANIIYSKFMIRSEDSHFILPGGGIELVEVTFHTRIPAKTIAEIEALDDFKVISLTRDGTTTFPKATDVVAESDHLLVALHVSDLPKVSAIFHLNER; translated from the coding sequence ATGGGTCTTGTCTGGCGATGTGAAGGGACACCCCAAGTAAGGAGATTGGAAACCTTGACGTCCGCAGGGGGCTGCCTATACTCACTCGTTTGTGATGAGTCCGTTCCACGGGTTCGCAAGGAGATGCTGGTCATGTATATTGTAATCGTTGGTTGTGGGCGCCTTGGCGCTCAGCTTGCCACGAAGCTCTCGGAAGAAGGCCATGACGTGGCTGTGGTAGACCGCAATCCGGGCAATTTCGGTCGGCTCAGCGATGAGTTCAATGGAGCTACTGTCACCGGAGTTGGATTCGACATCGAGGTGCTCAAGTCCGCAGGGATTGAGCATGCCGATGGCTTCGCTGCCGTAAGTGATGGGGACAACATGAACATCATGGCCGCACAGGTCGCCAAGACTATTTTCAAGGTGCCCATGGTGATCGCCCGCGTGTTCGACCCTGTCAAAGGGGAGACCTACCGGGCTCTCGGCCTCGAGACAGTCTGTCCAACGACTTCAGCTGCGAACATCATCTACAGCAAGTTCATGATCCGCAGCGAGGACAGTCACTTCATTCTGCCCGGCGGCGGTATCGAGCTGGTCGAAGTCACCTTCCACACGAGAATTCCGGCGAAGACGATAGCCGAAATCGAGGCTCTGGACGACTTCAAGGTCATCTCGCTGACGCGCGATGGAACCACGACGTTCCCCAAAGCAACCGATGTTGTCGCCGAAAGTGATCACCTGCTGGTGGCGCTGCACGTATCGGACCTTCCAAAGGTCAGCGCGATCTTCCATCTGAATGAGAGGTAG